Part of the Thermodesulfobacteriota bacterium genome, GGGCTTACGCGTCTTACGCTACGCTTCGAAGGGGTGATCGAGCGCAACGACGAGGCCGGCGGCGACCTGCGGGCCCAGGCCTATTACGGCGAGCTGGCCTACGAGCTGCCCCTGCTCTGGACCCCGGTCTTAAGCTACCGGTACAGCCATTTCAGCGGTGACGACCCCGCCACCACCAGCAGCGAGGACTTCGACCCCCTGTTCTACGGCTTCGGCCGGGGCTGGGGCACCTGGTACCAGGGTGAGATCGTGGGCGAGTATCTGCTCTTCAACCAGAACGAGAACGTCCACATGGTGCACCTCAAGGCCACCCCCGCCGAGAGTCTCACCCTGGGCGTCCTCTACTTCAACTTCCGCTTGGACGAGCCCCCGGCGGGCGTCAGCGCCCAGGACTTCGCCGACGAGGTCAACCTCTACGCCGACTGGCAGGCCACAGACTGGCTCCTGCTGAGTGGCGCCGCCGGCATCGCCGTGCCGGATACCGTCGCCCGGCAGATCTACGGCGACGATCAGAACTTTCGCCTGGTCGAGATCATCGCTACCGTCAACTTCTGAAAAAAAAGGCCGGGCGGACCCGACCTCGGTCCGACCGGCCCGGCTACGGGCAGCGCGCTCGGTGATTCAGTGACCTTCCCGGTAATCGTACTTCTCCTGCACCCGCTTGTCGTACTTCACCACCCGGATCTCGCCCAGATACTCACTCACCAGGGGATTGCCCTTCTCGGCCCACTCCTTGATGCCGCCGTTGACCAGGTAGACGTTCTTGTAGCCGTACCCGTACAGCGTGGAGACGAAGTAGGAGGCCCGATGCTGGGTGCGGCAGAAGACCCACAGCTCGGTCTCCGGATCCGGCCAGATGCCGGGGATGGAGTAGGCATGGCCCGAATCGACGTTGTTGGCGCCGCGGATGTGACCGGAGTCGAACTCGTCCCGGGTGCGGATGTCCACGATGACCGCCTTGCTGGTGCCGGCCTGCACCGCGTCCCAGGTGGCGCGGAGATCGTCCACGGTCTTGACCCGGTCGGCCGGGATGGCCTTCTTCAGCTCGGCCAGATACGCCTTCTCTGCCTGCCGCGTCGGCGGCTCCGCTGGCGCGGGTGCGTCGGCAGCCGCCACCATCGTGGCCCAGCCGGCCACCAACAGGGTACCCAGAACATAGCAAGCCTTTTTCATCTCTTTCCTCCTTGCAACTGGGGTTCTGCCAGCGGCTGCCTA contains:
- a CDS encoding rhodanese-like domain-containing protein, which produces MKKACYVLGTLLVAGWATMVAAADAPAPAEPPTRQAEKAYLAELKKAIPADRVKTVDDLRATWDAVQAGTSKAVIVDIRTRDEFDSGHIRGANNVDSGHAYSIPGIWPDPETELWVFCRTQHRASYFVSTLYGYGYKNVYLVNGGIKEWAEKGNPLVSEYLGEIRVVKYDKRVQEKYDYREGH